One segment of Leptodactylus fuscus isolate aLepFus1 chromosome 7, aLepFus1.hap2, whole genome shotgun sequence DNA contains the following:
- the GMFB gene encoding glia maturation factor beta: protein MSESLVVCEVDEQLVEKLKKFRFRKETSNAAIIMKIDKDRRLVVLEEEHEGISPDELKDELPERQPRFIVYSYKYQHEDGRVSYPLCFIFSSPVGCKPEQQMMYAGSKNKLVQKAELTKVFEIRNTEDLTEEWLLEKLGFFN from the exons agtgAGTCCCTGGTTGTGTGTGAAGTGGATGAGCAACTTGTGGAGAAGCTGAAGAAATTTCGTTTCCGCAAGGAGACCAGCAATGCCGCCATTATCA TGAAAATAGACAAAGACAGACGTCTGGTTGTCCTAGAAGAAGAACATGAG GGTATTTCTCCAGATGAACTCAAGGATGAACTTCCAGAGAGGCAGCCCAGAT TCATAGTGTACAGTTATAAGTACCAGCATGAGGATGGGAGAGTGTCTTATCCATTGTGCTTTATTTTCTCAAGCCCTGTAG GGTGTAAACCAGAACAGCAGATGATGTACGCTGGGAGCAAAAATAAACTTGTCCAGAAAGCTGAACTCACAAAG GTGTTTGAGATTAGAAACACTGAGGACCTCACTGAAGAATGGCTGCTCGAGAAGTTGGGGTTTTTCAACTAG